In Pseudomonas fluorescens, one genomic interval encodes:
- a CDS encoding acyltransferase family protein, whose amino-acid sequence MQFRKSINALRALAVLAVVLFHFKVPGFEGGFVGVDVFFVISGFLMTGIIFKGVQQQNFSLLGFYASRARRIIPALLVLCVALLIFGYFYLPLDDLRETIRTIKSSLLFSSNFSFAQSGNYFAAPLHENWLLHTWSLSVEWQFYLLYPVLIMGLHRLFGTDKTRFALLALALISLLASIVVTRVNPTFAFYMLPTRAWEMIAGGLVFLFPLRLSQRGGAICEGFGLLAVAVSVLVFSEADLWPGYLALLPVLGTMLVIHANTRSMFSGNPALQFVGSISYSVYLWHWPLVVLLYLCGLLSSWPHVIGAIIASFALGTLSFYLVESKVKKGTSATRTVIKFASLTVAVVAVSATTSSLVKQHPDWRPALVELGQPEYASKLYPQECYPNAYAAADCKLGTGDVSVILYGDSHAQSTAAAVQMDNPQAALSWSRGGCPTLAHFAMHDKTVESQCRGFNQEKLQQLKTAYAGVPVVLFSRAALYADSGRENSYRISFPERQATFAEAYTEEYVSTVCSIAENHPVYIVKPIPEMPFSVYKGLNLNQRLFRQTTDISLPLQAYEKRNRIAIATIEAAASRCNATVIDPTPYLCPDGNCMGSMDGVPLYFDDNHLVDAGNQQLKGLFKDLIKPI is encoded by the coding sequence ATGCAATTCAGGAAGAGTATCAACGCCCTGCGGGCACTGGCCGTGCTCGCGGTCGTGCTGTTTCATTTCAAGGTGCCAGGGTTTGAGGGCGGATTCGTCGGCGTAGACGTGTTCTTCGTCATTTCCGGCTTCCTGATGACCGGCATCATCTTCAAGGGTGTGCAGCAGCAAAACTTTTCCCTCCTCGGTTTCTATGCCTCCCGCGCCCGCCGCATCATTCCCGCCCTGCTGGTCCTGTGCGTTGCGCTGCTGATCTTCGGCTACTTTTATCTGCCGCTGGATGACTTGCGCGAAACCATCCGTACGATCAAGAGCAGTCTGCTGTTCAGCTCGAACTTCAGCTTTGCCCAAAGCGGCAATTACTTCGCGGCGCCGCTGCATGAAAACTGGTTGCTGCATACCTGGTCGCTGTCGGTCGAATGGCAGTTCTACCTGCTTTACCCCGTGCTGATCATGGGGCTGCACCGGTTATTCGGCACAGATAAAACTCGCTTTGCCTTGCTGGCCTTGGCGCTGATTTCGCTGCTGGCGTCCATCGTCGTGACCCGCGTCAACCCGACGTTCGCTTTCTACATGCTGCCCACCCGCGCCTGGGAAATGATCGCTGGCGGGCTGGTTTTTCTGTTTCCCCTGCGATTGAGCCAGCGCGGCGGCGCGATTTGCGAAGGATTCGGCCTGCTGGCAGTCGCCGTCAGCGTGCTGGTTTTTTCGGAGGCGGATCTGTGGCCGGGCTACCTGGCACTGTTGCCGGTGCTGGGGACGATGCTGGTGATTCACGCCAACACCCGGTCGATGTTCAGCGGCAATCCTGCGCTGCAATTTGTCGGGAGCATTTCCTACTCGGTGTACCTGTGGCATTGGCCGCTGGTGGTACTGCTTTACCTGTGCGGGCTGTTGAGCAGCTGGCCGCACGTGATCGGCGCAATCATCGCCTCGTTCGCCCTCGGCACCCTGTCCTTCTATCTGGTGGAATCGAAGGTGAAAAAAGGTACGAGCGCTACTCGAACAGTGATCAAGTTCGCGTCACTGACGGTAGCGGTGGTAGCCGTGTCGGCAACGACGTCGTCGCTGGTCAAGCAACACCCCGACTGGCGTCCGGCACTGGTCGAACTCGGCCAGCCCGAATACGCCAGCAAGCTGTATCCGCAGGAGTGCTACCCGAATGCCTATGCGGCGGCGGATTGCAAACTGGGCACGGGTGATGTGTCGGTAATTCTGTACGGCGACAGTCATGCGCAATCCACCGCAGCGGCGGTGCAGATGGACAACCCGCAAGCGGCACTGTCATGGTCACGGGGCGGTTGCCCGACCCTGGCGCACTTCGCCATGCACGACAAGACCGTCGAAAGCCAGTGCCGGGGCTTCAATCAGGAAAAGCTGCAACAACTGAAAACCGCGTACGCCGGCGTGCCGGTGGTGCTGTTCAGCCGTGCAGCGCTGTATGCGGATTCGGGCCGGGAAAACAGCTACCGGATTTCCTTTCCCGAGCGCCAGGCCACGTTTGCCGAAGCGTATACCGAAGAATACGTCAGCACAGTCTGCTCGATCGCTGAAAACCATCCGGTGTATATCGTCAAACCGATCCCGGAGATGCCTTTCAGCGTCTACAAGGGCTTGAACCTGAATCAGCGATTGTTCCGGCAAACCACCGACATTTCCCTGCCGTTGCAAGCCTATGAGAAGCGCAACCGCATCGCCATCG
- a CDS encoding FUSC family protein gives MLRRILRPLLDPYRRYQHARLIHAVRVALGLLATILLTTGINLPHGEWASVTMLVVIGGLQHHGNIGKKAAERATGTLIGAGVGLLLVAQQAWLGMPWLTYFAMAVVCGFFSYHAIGKGGYTALLSAITVFIVAGHGDNPITDGLWRGVDILIGIALALAFSFALPLYAVYSWRYNLADALRDCATLYGRIISGQPVSADEHLKLMGRVTTVMVQLRSLMPSVSKEVKISMTELDAIQRNLRMCVSTLEILGNTRPDANDPEAMAHLQSALRAEHRVIRIQLIGMARALKSGTTQRLQRPLELPDASLDTRVYNTLDGYRLLTRQLAANIGELRQRLAMTAPRWNI, from the coding sequence CTGCTGCGGCGAATCCTGCGTCCGTTGCTGGACCCGTACCGCCGCTACCAGCACGCCCGATTGATTCACGCGGTGCGGGTAGCGCTGGGGCTGCTGGCGACCATCCTGCTGACCACCGGCATCAACCTGCCCCACGGCGAGTGGGCGTCGGTGACCATGCTGGTGGTGATCGGCGGCCTGCAACACCACGGCAACATCGGCAAGAAAGCCGCCGAACGCGCCACCGGCACCTTGATCGGTGCCGGCGTCGGTCTGCTGCTGGTGGCGCAGCAGGCGTGGTTGGGCATGCCGTGGCTGACCTACTTTGCGATGGCCGTGGTCTGCGGATTCTTCTCATATCACGCCATCGGCAAGGGCGGTTACACCGCCCTGCTTTCGGCAATTACCGTCTTCATCGTCGCCGGACATGGCGACAACCCGATCACCGACGGCTTGTGGCGCGGCGTCGACATCCTGATCGGCATCGCCCTGGCCCTCGCGTTTTCCTTCGCCCTGCCGCTGTACGCGGTGTATTCGTGGCGCTACAACCTGGCCGATGCCTTGCGCGACTGCGCCACGTTGTACGGGCGGATCATCAGCGGCCAACCGGTCAGCGCCGATGAACATCTGAAGCTGATGGGCCGGGTGACTACGGTTATGGTGCAACTGCGCTCGCTGATGCCTTCGGTGTCCAAGGAAGTGAAAATCTCCATGACCGAGCTGGACGCGATTCAACGCAACCTGCGGATGTGCGTCAGTACCCTGGAGATCCTCGGCAACACCCGCCCGGATGCCAACGACCCCGAAGCCATGGCGCACCTGCAATCGGCACTGCGGGCCGAGCACCGGGTGATCCGCATACAGTTGATCGGCATGGCCCGGGCCTTGAAGTCTGGCACCACGCAACGCCTGCAGCGCCCGCTGGAATTGCCTGACGCCAGCCTCGACACACGGGTCTACAACACGCTGGACGGCTACCGGTTGCTGACCCGACAACTGGCCGCGAACATTGGTGAACTGCGCCAACGCCTGGCGATGACGGCGCCGCGCTGGAACATCTGA
- a CDS encoding NADP-dependent glyceraldehyde-3-phosphate dehydrogenase translates to MTTANILGNLFPSVSDIPEKYRLDGQVEQREYLVDGQLRRWDGPLATVRSPVYLHGENGDEQVILGSTPLLDADTALTALDAAVRAYDRGQGLWPTMRVAERIQHVEAFLGRMRQQREAVVKLLMWEIGKNLKDSEKEFDRTCDYIVDTINALKELDRRSSRFELEQDTLGQIRRVPLGVALCMGPYNYPLNETFTTLIPALIMGNTVVFKPAKLGVLLIRPLLEAFRDSFPSGVINVIYGSGRETVSALMASGKIDIFAFIGTNKAASDLKKLHPKPHRLRAALGLDAKNPGIVLPEVDLDNAVSEAVTGSLSFNGQRCTALKILFVHEDVVDAFIEKFNAKLATLKPGMPWDSGVALTPLPESGKVDYLHGLVADAQSKGAQVVNPNGGESRESFFYPAVLYPVTPQMRVYNEEQFGPVVPIVPYRHLDTVIDYVLESDFGQQLSLFGTNPVAIGRLVDTFANQVGRINLNAQCQRGPDTYPFNGRKNSAEGTLSVHDALRVFSIRTLVATKFQDSNKDLISEIIRGRDSSFLTTDYIF, encoded by the coding sequence ATGACCACAGCAAACATCCTTGGCAATCTGTTCCCTTCTGTCAGCGACATCCCGGAAAAATACCGCCTCGACGGTCAGGTCGAGCAACGCGAATACCTCGTCGATGGCCAACTGCGGCGCTGGGACGGCCCACTCGCCACCGTGCGCAGCCCGGTGTATCTGCACGGCGAAAACGGCGATGAACAAGTGATTCTCGGCAGCACCCCGCTGCTCGACGCCGACACCGCCCTCACCGCCCTCGACGCCGCCGTGCGCGCCTACGATCGTGGTCAGGGCCTGTGGCCGACCATGCGCGTGGCCGAACGCATCCAGCACGTCGAAGCGTTCCTCGGCCGGATGCGCCAGCAGCGCGAAGCCGTGGTCAAGCTGCTGATGTGGGAGATCGGCAAGAACCTCAAGGACTCGGAAAAAGAGTTCGACCGCACCTGCGACTACATCGTCGACACCATCAATGCACTGAAAGAACTCGACCGTCGCTCCAGCCGTTTCGAACTGGAACAGGACACCCTCGGCCAGATCCGCCGCGTGCCGCTCGGCGTGGCACTGTGCATGGGGCCTTACAACTATCCGCTGAACGAAACCTTCACCACGCTGATTCCGGCGCTGATCATGGGCAACACCGTGGTGTTCAAACCGGCCAAGCTCGGCGTGTTGCTGATCCGCCCGTTGCTCGAAGCGTTCCGCGACAGTTTCCCGAGCGGCGTGATCAACGTGATCTACGGCAGCGGCCGCGAAACCGTCAGCGCACTGATGGCCAGCGGCAAGATCGACATCTTCGCCTTCATCGGCACCAACAAGGCCGCCAGCGACCTGAAAAAACTGCACCCGAAACCACACCGCTTGCGCGCCGCGCTGGGCCTGGATGCGAAGAACCCCGGCATCGTCCTGCCGGAAGTCGATCTGGATAATGCGGTCAGCGAAGCGGTCACCGGTTCGCTGTCGTTCAACGGCCAACGCTGCACCGCGCTGAAGATCCTTTTTGTGCATGAGGACGTGGTCGATGCCTTCATCGAAAAATTCAACGCCAAACTCGCCACGCTCAAGCCGGGCATGCCGTGGGACAGCGGCGTGGCGCTGACGCCGCTGCCGGAGTCGGGCAAGGTCGACTACCTGCACGGTCTGGTGGCCGACGCGCAGAGCAAGGGCGCACAAGTGGTCAACCCGAATGGCGGCGAGAGTCGCGAGTCGTTCTTCTACCCCGCCGTGTTGTACCCGGTGACGCCGCAGATGCGCGTGTACAACGAAGAACAGTTCGGCCCGGTGGTGCCGATCGTGCCGTACCGTCACCTCGATACCGTGATCGATTACGTGCTGGAATCGGACTTCGGCCAGCAACTGAGCCTGTTCGGCACCAACCCGGTGGCGATCGGTCGACTGGTCGACACTTTCGCCAACCAGGTCGGGCGGATCAACCTCAACGCCCAGTGCCAGCGCGGCCCGGACACCTACCCGTTCAACGGGCGCAAGAACTCCGCCGAAGGCACGCTGTCGGTACACGATGCCCTGCGGGTGTTTTCGATCCGCACACTGGTGGCAACCAAGTTCCAGGACAGCAACAAGGATCTGATCAGCGAAATCATTCGCGGCCGCGATTCGAGCTTCCTGACCACCGACTACATCTTCTGA
- a CDS encoding c-type cytochrome, with protein MRAIPLTLLLALMMTLCGCDEKSAPPATTLNATPTDPALAQIYANSCQLCHANPAANAPLTGDRKAWEPRIRQGADTLLDHAINGYNGMPPMGQCVECSEEQFLQLIGFMADQPLPQ; from the coding sequence ATGCGGGCAATCCCACTCACTTTACTGCTGGCGCTGATGATGACGCTGTGCGGCTGCGACGAAAAATCCGCACCGCCGGCGACCACTCTCAATGCTACTCCCACCGACCCGGCACTGGCGCAGATCTACGCCAACAGCTGCCAGCTCTGTCACGCCAATCCCGCCGCCAACGCACCATTGACCGGTGACCGAAAAGCCTGGGAACCACGCATCCGCCAGGGCGCCGACACGCTGCTCGACCACGCCATCAACGGCTACAACGGCATGCCGCCAATGGGCCAGTGCGTCGAGTGCAGCGAAGAACAATTCCTGCAACTGATCGGCTTCATGGCCGACCAGCCCCTCCCACAATAA
- a CDS encoding D-arabinono-1,4-lactone oxidase — protein MAANPALGQLMRAPRLIPWRNWSGGQSCLPAARLAPKNLDELSAAIRQAQGKIRPVGSAHSFSALVPTDGTLLSLSYFTGLLDHDPNTLQAEFGAGMPMSRMGVPLKDVGQALQNMADIDYQTLAGAISTSTHGTGKTFQSYSAHVCGLQLVTADGEVLDCDSQRHPEVFNAARVSLGALGVATRIRLQNRPAYRLRERQWIAKTEELLEDLDKNTRENQHWEMLVVTHSDYALSIALNETSDPATPPIPPEEEGGNEFVTLIEKIDKYGSDFPELRRTLLNSLRHLASFNDRVGDSFDIYANVRTVRFNEMEYSVPAEHGPACLREILKLIQDKDLRTWFPIEYRYVKADDIPLSMFEGRDSCSISVHQHYQMDHHNFFAAVEPIFWKYNGRPHWGKLHTLNAKNLQPLYPRWREFVDVRQALDPSGRFLNAHLSSILGVS, from the coding sequence CTGGCGGCCAACCCCGCGCTGGGGCAATTGATGCGCGCCCCGCGACTGATTCCCTGGCGCAACTGGTCGGGCGGGCAGAGTTGCCTGCCGGCGGCGCGGCTGGCGCCGAAGAATCTTGATGAACTAAGTGCTGCGATTCGTCAGGCTCAGGGCAAAATCCGCCCGGTCGGTTCCGCGCATTCGTTCAGCGCACTGGTGCCCACCGACGGCACTTTGCTGTCGCTGAGCTACTTCACCGGGCTGCTCGACCACGATCCGAACACCCTGCAGGCCGAATTCGGCGCCGGTATGCCAATGTCGCGCATGGGCGTGCCGCTGAAGGACGTCGGCCAGGCCCTGCAGAACATGGCCGATATCGATTACCAGACTCTCGCCGGGGCAATTTCCACCTCGACCCACGGCACCGGGAAAACCTTTCAGTCGTACTCGGCGCATGTCTGCGGCCTGCAACTGGTGACGGCCGACGGCGAGGTGCTGGACTGCGACAGCCAGCGTCACCCTGAAGTATTCAACGCGGCTCGCGTTTCGCTCGGCGCTCTTGGCGTGGCCACCAGAATCCGTCTGCAAAATCGCCCGGCCTACCGCCTGCGCGAACGCCAGTGGATCGCCAAGACCGAAGAGCTGCTGGAAGACCTCGACAAAAACACCCGGGAAAACCAGCACTGGGAAATGCTCGTCGTCACCCATTCCGACTACGCGCTGTCCATCGCCCTCAACGAAACCAGCGACCCGGCCACGCCGCCGATCCCACCCGAAGAGGAGGGCGGCAATGAGTTCGTGACCCTGATCGAGAAGATCGACAAATACGGCAGCGATTTCCCCGAGCTGCGCCGCACGCTGCTCAACAGCCTGCGGCATCTGGCGAGTTTCAATGACCGGGTCGGCGACTCGTTCGACATCTACGCCAATGTGCGCACCGTGCGCTTCAACGAGATGGAATACTCGGTGCCCGCCGAACACGGCCCGGCCTGTCTGCGGGAAATCCTCAAGCTGATTCAGGACAAGGACCTGCGCACCTGGTTTCCCATCGAGTACCGCTACGTCAAGGCCGACGACATTCCGCTGAGCATGTTCGAGGGCCGCGACAGCTGTTCGATCTCGGTGCACCAGCATTACCAGATGGATCACCACAACTTCTTCGCCGCGGTCGAGCCGATCTTCTGGAAGTACAACGGCCGCCCGCACTGGGGCAAGTTACACACGCTCAACGCGAAGAATCTGCAACCGCTGTATCCGCGCTGGCGCGAGTTTGTCGACGTACGTCAGGCGCTGGACCCGAGCGGACGCTTTCTCAATGCGCATCTGTCGTCGATTCTGGGGGTGAGCTGA
- a CDS encoding DSD1 family PLP-dependent enzyme, whose translation MRPGDRGGPYSEYFCALNKELKDNGPMRPVLLIDLDRLDHNIDVVVQSLKRGGKQLRLVEKSLPSPGLLSYIAQRAGTQKLMSFHQPFLNHDAVAFPQSDILLGKPLPVRSAELFYQTHKGPFDPSRQLQWLLDGPVRLQQYLALAQGLGTRMRINIELDVGLHRGGVSDVNVLGQMLMLISANPQHLQFAGFMGYDPFVGMGVPGILGSPEELFAKVMVIYQRCVDFTRQQYPALWNENLCLNTAGSPSYRIHENEKLSTEVSVGTAMLKPTHYDLPSLVDHVPATYIATPVLKSTGAVNIPALDDKSTLFSWWDTNQRQTFFIYGGNWMAEFESPPGLLSNGVYGRSSNQEMVNGSNAVGLTIEDQVFLRPTQTEAVLLQFGDLLAVRGGKIVDTWPVYT comes from the coding sequence CTGCGACCGGGTGATCGTGGCGGCCCGTACAGTGAGTATTTTTGCGCGCTGAATAAAGAATTGAAGGACAACGGCCCGATGCGCCCGGTGTTGTTGATCGATCTGGATCGCCTCGATCACAACATCGACGTGGTGGTGCAGTCGCTCAAACGCGGCGGCAAGCAATTGCGTCTGGTGGAAAAATCCCTGCCGTCGCCGGGCTTGTTGAGCTACATCGCGCAACGGGCCGGGACACAAAAACTCATGTCGTTTCACCAGCCGTTTCTCAATCACGATGCTGTAGCGTTTCCGCAGTCCGACATCCTGCTCGGCAAGCCGTTGCCGGTGCGTTCGGCCGAGCTGTTTTATCAGACTCACAAAGGCCCGTTCGATCCTTCCAGGCAACTGCAATGGCTGCTCGACGGGCCTGTACGGCTGCAGCAATACCTGGCGTTGGCGCAAGGGCTGGGCACGCGGATGCGCATCAACATCGAACTGGATGTCGGCCTGCATCGCGGCGGGGTCAGTGATGTGAATGTGCTGGGGCAGATGCTCATGCTGATCAGCGCCAATCCGCAGCATCTGCAGTTCGCCGGGTTCATGGGCTACGACCCGTTCGTGGGCATGGGCGTGCCGGGGATTCTCGGTTCGCCCGAGGAACTGTTCGCCAAGGTCATGGTGATTTATCAGCGCTGCGTGGATTTCACCCGCCAGCAGTATCCGGCGTTGTGGAACGAAAACCTGTGCCTGAACACCGCCGGCAGCCCGAGTTACCGCATCCACGAAAACGAGAAACTGAGCACTGAGGTGTCGGTGGGCACGGCGATGCTCAAACCGACGCATTACGACCTGCCGTCGCTGGTTGACCACGTGCCGGCGACCTACATCGCCACGCCGGTACTGAAAAGCACTGGTGCGGTGAATATCCCGGCGCTGGATGACAAGTCGACTTTGTTCTCGTGGTGGGACACCAACCAGCGGCAGACTTTTTTCATCTACGGCGGCAACTGGATGGCCGAGTTCGAATCGCCGCCAGGGTTGCTGAGCAATGGGGTGTACGGGCGCAGTTCGAATCAGGAGATGGTCAACGGCTCCAACGCCGTGGGCCTGACCATCGAAGATCAAGTGTTCCTGCGCCCGACCCAGACTGAAGCCGTCCTCCTGCAATTCGGTGATCTGCTGGCGGTGCGTGGCGGCAAGATTGTCGACACCTGGCCGGTCTACACCTGA
- a CDS encoding transposase translates to MGTMERYSKVGMQELDQRLSKIVEAARKKPVSVYRYGAPWVWIVSQDDWQGALKEVSSYIPPGHSLVLLRPQIDDLLDAHQGLLHELNAEPGMLIPAQTVMHILLLQLLYSVPSEQQLYEQLNYNLLFRWFVGLGLNQKVWSFNVLSRDIATLLNNPRAVQLIQKIIGEVFCGALLQMPEFSLNFALLHTWLGKHSGASTVSN, encoded by the coding sequence ATGGGGACTATGGAACGCTACTCGAAAGTGGGCATGCAGGAGCTCGATCAGCGCCTGTCGAAGATCGTCGAGGCCGCGCGCAAGAAGCCGGTTTCGGTATATCGCTACGGCGCGCCGTGGGTCTGGATCGTGTCGCAGGATGACTGGCAGGGCGCCTTGAAAGAGGTCTCCAGCTACATTCCGCCCGGCCATTCGCTGGTGTTGCTGCGCCCGCAGATCGATGACTTGCTCGACGCCCATCAAGGCCTGTTGCACGAACTCAATGCCGAGCCCGGCATGCTCATCCCCGCGCAAACCGTCATGCACATCCTGCTCCTGCAACTGCTGTATTCGGTGCCCAGCGAGCAGCAACTGTATGAACAGCTCAATTACAACCTGCTGTTCCGCTGGTTCGTCGGTCTTGGCCTGAACCAGAAAGTCTGGAGCTTCAACGTCCTCAGTCGCGACATCGCCACGCTGCTCAACAACCCGCGTGCGGTGCAGCTCATCCAGAAAATCATCGGCGAAGTGTTCTGCGGTGCCTTGCTGCAAATGCCCGAGTTCTCGTTGAACTTCGCGCTGCTGCACACCTGGCTCGGCAAGCACAGCGGTGCCTCGACAGTCAGCAACTGA
- a CDS encoding ShlB/FhaC/HecB family hemolysin secretion/activation protein, protein MDQIFTSRLALWGWLLVTAGAQPAFAEEAAESVAPQRLVDVNEYFVRGNTVLDARAIEEAVYPFLGPQKAMTDIEGARDALQKAYQQRGYQSVFVELPEQAVADGIVYLQVSETKVGRVRVVGAKHYSPLDIRDNVPALKEGEVPDFAKVQGELAQLNKTPGRQVMPLVREGQRPGTMDVDLQVEDQNPWSASVGLNNDYSADTEKLRAVTSLGYNNLWQLGHSINLTYFTAPQDTDNAKVWSASYTAPLSERWSVQFSGYQSDSNVATIGGSNVLGKGHSYGVSAIYTLPSSGSWSNSLSAGIDFKDFDERLTLSGESDKVPLKYAPFTFAYNGFRYTEKSQLGLGLSLVAATRSIFGYGSSDEDFDYKRYRANPSFAVLKGDSNFTWTFDNDWQSASKGAFQLASGPLVSNEQFSAGGATSVRGYLAAERTGDDGVLLSQELRTPSLAKYAGSWMQEWRFYAFAEGAQLYLRDELPDQDASYALASVGLGTRASLSKWLSGSLDWGYPLLEGPNTSKQESRLHFNLQATF, encoded by the coding sequence GTGGATCAGATTTTCACGTCACGGCTGGCGCTGTGGGGCTGGCTGCTGGTGACGGCCGGCGCGCAACCGGCATTCGCCGAAGAGGCCGCCGAAAGCGTAGCGCCGCAACGTCTGGTGGACGTCAACGAATACTTCGTGCGCGGCAACACCGTGCTCGACGCCCGAGCAATTGAAGAGGCGGTGTACCCGTTTCTCGGCCCGCAAAAAGCCATGACTGACATCGAAGGCGCCCGCGATGCCTTGCAGAAGGCTTATCAGCAGCGCGGCTACCAATCGGTGTTCGTCGAACTGCCGGAGCAAGCGGTGGCGGACGGCATCGTCTATCTTCAAGTCAGCGAAACCAAGGTCGGCCGGGTGCGTGTGGTCGGCGCCAAACACTATTCGCCGCTGGACATCCGCGACAACGTCCCGGCGCTAAAAGAGGGCGAGGTGCCGGACTTCGCCAAGGTTCAGGGCGAACTGGCGCAGCTCAATAAAACCCCGGGCCGCCAGGTCATGCCGTTGGTGCGCGAAGGTCAACGCCCCGGCACCATGGACGTCGATTTGCAGGTCGAAGACCAGAACCCGTGGAGCGCCAGCGTCGGCCTCAACAACGATTACAGCGCCGACACCGAGAAACTGCGCGCCGTGACCAGCCTCGGCTACAACAACCTCTGGCAACTCGGCCACAGCATCAACCTGACGTACTTCACCGCACCGCAGGACACCGACAACGCCAAGGTCTGGTCGGCTTCCTACACAGCGCCGTTGAGCGAGCGCTGGAGCGTGCAGTTCTCCGGTTATCAGTCCGACAGCAACGTCGCCACCATCGGCGGCAGCAATGTGCTGGGCAAGGGCCATTCCTACGGGGTGTCGGCGATCTACACGTTGCCGTCCAGTGGCAGCTGGTCGAACTCGCTGTCGGCCGGTATCGACTTCAAGGACTTCGACGAACGCCTGACCCTGTCCGGCGAGAGCGACAAGGTGCCGCTGAAATACGCGCCGTTCACCTTCGCCTACAACGGTTTCCGCTACACCGAAAAAAGTCAGCTTGGACTCGGCCTGAGCCTGGTCGCAGCCACCCGCAGCATTTTCGGTTACGGCAGCTCCGACGAAGACTTCGACTACAAACGCTACCGGGCCAACCCGAGTTTCGCCGTGCTCAAGGGCGACAGCAATTTCACCTGGACTTTCGACAACGACTGGCAGAGCGCGAGCAAAGGCGCGTTCCAGCTGGCGTCGGGGCCACTGGTCTCCAACGAACAGTTTTCCGCTGGCGGCGCGACCTCGGTGCGCGGCTATCTGGCGGCCGAGCGCACCGGCGATGACGGCGTGCTGCTCAGTCAGGAACTGCGCACCCCGTCGCTGGCGAAATACGCCGGCAGCTGGATGCAGGAATGGCGCTTCTACGCCTTTGCCGAAGGCGCGCAACTGTACCTGCGCGACGAACTGCCGGACCAGGACGCCAGTTACGCCCTGGCCAGCGTCGGCCTCGGCACCCGCGCCAGCCTGAGCAAATGGCTGTCCGGCAGCCTCGACTGGGGCTACCCGTTACTCGAAGGGCCGAACACCTCGAAGCAGGAGTCGCGCCTGCACTTCAACCTTCAAGCCACTTTCTAA